Genomic DNA from Mytilus trossulus isolate FHL-02 unplaced genomic scaffold, PNRI_Mtr1.1.1.hap1 h1tg000050l__unscaffolded, whole genome shotgun sequence:
ttaatagtttggataaatgtttgttttcgttgtaataaatcaaatatgagaatttgattgGAATCGGTGAACataaatttgacagctagtgcccctttaagagCTTGGAAAACACatcgtttaaaatataatgacatATGTGTATATCTCTACTTTTATGATTACTTTTATAGATGACCATGATGAAGAGGGAACATTTTCGAGGGTACAATCCATCAGCAATGTCAAAAGCTTATAAGGCTGTTATCGATGACAAGCTTCCAGTCCATTCAGCAGCGACTTCGTATGGTGTTCCATACGAGACACTGGGGTATATGGTGGCTGAAAAAATAGTTCCTGTGTGTTCTAACTTGTCAAATATGCCTATATTTACACCAGAGGAAGAACTCATATTAATGACTCGCTTGATAGAAATGGATGAACTAGGATATGACCATAGTCGTCAGGAAATGGTGAACATAGCTAACGACTATGCAATAGTGCTTGctcagaaaactaaagattgtaTGTCCTTGAGTTTGACATGGTTTCGAAATATGCTTCGACGGTGGCCACATTTTAAAGCTGTTAGTCAAAGGGCATTTTCAGTTGCAAGGACAAAATCAGAATACAAAGGAATCATTATTAAGTTTTTTAATGAACTGGAGAAAACCTTACTAAAATTCGATCTCATTGACAAACCTCATTTAATCTACAATGTTGACGAGAAGGTTGTTGCCATATGTGGAAAGGATGAAATCGTCACTATTTTGGGGTGTGGAAACGCAGCTGGTAGTGCATTGCCTCCTTACTTTATCTTACCAGAGCAGCGAATGAATGATAAATTGTTAGAGGGGTCTCCGTCGGGGACTTCCTGTTCAGTCTCAAATGATGGATGGTcaaattctgaaatttttatggATTTCCTCTGCaatcatttcaaaaaaaatgtccCAGGTGAAGGacatttattgttattgttagaTGGAGATAAATCTCATATCCCTATTGGCACACTTCTATGGGCAAGGCGTCATAATATTATACTACAATTAATTCCCGCACTCACCAGCAACTTTTTACAACCACTCCACGTAAGCTGTTATGGatcttttcaaaatgaattcAACAATATGTGTCCTGAAACTATCAGAACAAAGAGATGTACACTTTCTCTCGATGATATTTGCTCTTTGGCATGCATAGCTTACGGAGATGCATTATCAGCTAGTAATTTGCAGGCTGGTTTTAAACATACTGGAATTTATCCATTTACCAAAGATTTGATAAATGACATGCCCCCGATACTATCAAGAGCCTGTAACAGTAAtagtgaaaaaaatgaaagccaactTGAAAATGTGATTGACTTGCAGTTATTAAATGGAGCCTTTGAGATTGAAGGTGTTTCTGGTATTAATAAAGCTAGTTGAGATGAGACTCATATAGGGTACTTGacttcatttcatggatcagtgatcgTTATAAATTGTcagtgttatatatatattggaacaaaataagaaaattcaataaaacgGAGTATGTTTGACTTATGAAATGATTATTAGGTTAACTTTATAGAgggggggcaaggggtttagctgttatgctgttatggggcattttaattctttgttatctgttattctgaaaatatatttgctgttagctgttattgtcttattctttgttagctgttattgggcttttagtttttttgttatctgttattgtgataatgtatttgatgttaactgttattgaaaattggaatgttagcaTTTTTTTGAGAGCCAAATGTTCGGTAGAAATTGAAGATCATTGGACAATTTGGACATTGGGGTCTACCACTACTAATATGTTGGTCCTGTATTCGGAGAAGGATTCCATTAACATATACCCATCACAGAAGTGAGGTCCAGGACAATTCCAGTATATCTTATGGTTATCTTTTGTAatacattccatttttttttggaacgttttttttagaattatcttaatttttttttatattccttgTTTCCCGTACGAACATA
This window encodes:
- the LOC134699390 gene encoding uncharacterized protein LOC134699390 isoform X1, with amino-acid sequence MDYDITIPEYSQDLSKHMYQLQQTGVLCDAWLVCKDGVVFVHKLVLMACGSAYLQQQLSADNSSSSQCQVYFKDYSLKTVSDFVQALYTGNLTLCHDRAIDILKLCTFLNVKVFASTIQGVVDNDPNLKREFDKGGRSNNMNRIFYEVEMAKDSSSAQFKVPVKVQKSNIIMERIVDKSLKTKDIFSQSESPRRNRIMVIKSDTNENTKRKNNTEATHSDDDCIPKKQARVSKQTLNVVQTSPNIFQPQTKLVKIAPKNVSSSPIQSDHTYEADNTTELLNIAKNLSTSTDSACIELSDIDHVDENLTTLSYGTISEVDKSKTLSTSTDMRKSGKDGVQQESCQLCQKVSEDAVEKKNGQYICKGCVSLFNGEDPQTNMTNGEKKKRGRKGKKEPKMTMMKREHFRGYNPSAMSKAYKAVIDDKLPVHSAATSYGVPYETLGYMVAEKIVPVCSNLSNMPIFTPEEELILMTRLIEMDELGYDHSRQEMVNIANDYAIVLAQKTKDCMSLSLTWFRNMLRRWPHFKAVSQRAFSVARTKSEYKGIIIKFFNELEKTLLKFDLIDKPHLIYNVDEKVVAICGKDEIVTILGCGNAAGSALPPYFILPEQRMNDKLLEGSPSGTSCSVSNDGWSNSEIFMDFLCNHFKKNVPGEGHLLLLLDGDKSHIPIGTLLWARRHNIILQLIPALTSNFLQPLHVSCYGSFQNEFNNMCPETIRTKRCTLSLDDICSLACIAYGDALSASNLQAGFKHTGIYPFTKDLINDMPPILSRACNSNSEKNESQLENVIDLQLLNGAFEIEGVSGINKAS